aatccagtcaacatgtccgattttttaaattttttacagcgaaaacaccacatatttatgttagctcaccaccaaatacaaagaaggacagacatttttcacagcacaggtagcatgcacaaagccaacctaactaaccaagaaccaaccaaacgaaccaagaaacaacttcatcagatgacagtcttataacatgttatacaataaatctatgttttgttcgaaaaatgtgcatatgaggtataaatcagttttacattgcagctacaatcacagctaccgtcagaaatagaaccgaagcagccagagtaattacagacaccaacgtcaaatacgcctaaatactcatcataaaacatttgaaaaatcgatggtgtacagcaaattaaagactaacatcttgtgaatccagacaatatttccgattttttaagtgttttacagcaaaaacacaatatagcattatattagcttactacaatagcctaccacactaccgcattcattcatcaaggcacgttagcgatagcgaataaaccagcaagatatataatttttgactaaccttgataagcttcatcagatgacagtcctataacatcaggttatacatacacttatgttttgttcgaaaatgtgcatatttagagctgaaatcagtggttatacattgtgctaacgtagcatctttttcccacaacgtccggatatttttcggacactttttctgacacacatattctgaccaaataactattcataaacataactaaaagatacatgttgtataggaaatgatagacacactagttcttaatgcaatcgccgtgttagaattctaaaaataacttcattacgacatccagcttaggtatagcgagagagtacccaaaatctgggcgaaacgactagtacaacatgttcgacagatttATGAAattgcatcataaaatgggtcctacttttgatgatctttcatcagaatgttgtacaaggggtcctttgtcgggaacaatcgtgttttggatttagaacggcctttttcccctctcgatttagcaaccacacttgccaagtggcgcgaatctctccatcgtcaacaaactcagagaacggaacacggcaaaactcccgaaaatattttcaataatctgattaaactatattgaaaaaacctactttacgatgatattgtcacatgtatcaaataaaatcaaagccggagatattagtcgtccataacgacagcttatcagaaggcaaatccaggtcccttgacgcgctctccaggaaacaggtgacacgtcatgccgagagctattattcgacaccagatcaagttaaacactccatttcttctctcactgcctgtcgacatctagtggaagacgtatgaagtgcatctaaactaataaatatcaaggactttaataggcagacCCTAGAaaagtgcatcgatttcagattttccacttcctgtcaggaagtttgctgcaaaaggagttctgttttactcacagatataattcaaacggttttagaaactagagagtgtttcctatccaatagtaataataatatgcatattgtacgagcaagaattgagtacgaggccgtttaaattgggcacgattttcccccaaagtgaaaacagcgccctctgtcctcaacaggttaagactGTAGAATCAAATGACCCATTTGGCAGTGGCAGAGCCTTCTGTTGGAAAGCTGCAATAGATTCAGTTGCCAAACGTTGCATATAAAAATGCCATGAATAGAGCTGACatgattccttattctacatgtcagagaggGATATTTTTTTCTACAAAGAAATAGGCTAtatctgaacgttccaaaacGTTGCATCCTGCTGAATGCACCCCCGCTAGAGCAGGCTGCTGGTAATAGGATATGGTAGGAGCCCAACCCCCATCTCCAAATCTAACATGTCTCCTGGGCTGGCTCTAGTCAAGTCTCTACAAAGCAAACTTCAGGAACGGTAATCTGGTAAACTGTAATCTAACGCGTCAACATTCAGCCAAGGTAAACAGAAGTGCGGTCTACTGCTGTCAAACCTTTTGCTCGTGGCTTGCATCCAGTGGAAATAAAGTGGTGCGGCTGATGTTACTTAAACAATGCAAAACAGGATCAAACTTTCTCATTTCTGACGAGTAGAGATATTACACAAGTAAACCAATCGGACATTAAATTATGAATGGTTTAAATCCAAATTAAGCAGTGATTATGCATAGGCTATAAATCGGTCATTTAAATACATGTATCATTTACATCAGAAACAAGGACGTGGATATATTTTTGAGTTGGAAATGGAAACAATATTTTCACTAAGAGTTTGTGCGATCTCAGTCCGATGCTTAATGTCCATATTTGGAAGTCGCATTGAATTAATGCGGCATTCGTAATTAAGTGGGAATTGACCATATAGGACAGGGAAAATTTCACTAGAAAGATCCTCCAACTGATAATTATTAGTTGGGAACTCGTCTACCATCCTGAGCTCTCACTTCTCCTACATGCTAACATGTAGCTATGGAAATTAGCTTGATAACAGCATTTTCGGCAGTTAAATACAACAAAACAATTATAACAAATAATCTATTAATATGGTATTTTAACTCTAATTTGTATACAAACATGAAAGGTGTACTTTTAGTTCATGGTTTATATtgcttgttggccattagccaattTGCGTTTCTAAATTACTTCAAAGCACGTCAATGCATCCAACTGGTAATTACGACTTCATAACTGGTAAATTACCACCTCCCACTTAGTTACAAACGCAGCATTAGCGAGAGCTGGTCAGAGGCTTGGAGGCGGCGCTTCTGACGTTGACGGTATGCGTAAATCTCATTTGTTGTTGGCAGCGAGCTGGGCGTCTGAGAGGattatatcaaataaaataaaaaattcactGCAATTTAAACGCCAGACCCGACAAATTACAATTCACATCAGCTAAGGAGGAACCCGCGCCTTTTCCTCGTTGATAAGTATCTTTTGGAGAAAAATATCTGCCAGGATTTGCGCAGGAAAACAGCGGACTCCAAGCGAGCAACGATTATCTGTATTTACCATCCGTACAAAAAAGGGAAACAATACGTTTCGGGGAGAGCTCAGTTGCAATAGAGGATGAaatgagaaagagaaaggagTATTCTGCTTGAACTTGTTATACAACCTCAAATCACTGGACGGATATTTTGTATGTTTCTCTTACAATTGATTCGGGGTTCGTAGACTTCTTAATCGGTGAATTTATGCAACATTTGCATCTAAAGGTTACGATTTGTGTATCAATTGTCAACGCAGATTAATAGTAGATCCTGGAGTTCGTGGTTTATTTTTAGGGAAAGGGCCAACGCTTTGTGTGCCGATGCCAACGGCAGATTGCAGGTTGCTCCATCATGGTCGGATCATGAAGTGTCTGACTTTTTTACTCTTACTTCCAGAAACACTGAAAAAGTCTAAAACGACTGGGAAACACACAAGCGGGTTACCAGTATGCTATGATATTCTAACCCTGTCCTTGAAGAAGAAGATGGCTGCAGAACTGTACCCTACGACCAACAACGGTACTACGGTGACCGGCACTGACAAGAAAAGCAATGTGCAGGTCACCCAGTCAACAACCACTGCAACAACACCGACCACCCAgcaaaacataaacaacaacaacgtCGAACCTCCGAGCTGGCAGTCCTCTCACCCCACGCTACGGGAGAGGTACTGAGCTGCTTACTTATATTAAATTATTTCGATTTAGTTCAAAGATGGCTATTGTAAACCAAGTCAATGTCTATAATTGGAATCACAATTTATAATGCTCAATTGTGTAGGGCAGGCTATAATATTGTCTTGCAAGCGCCTTTTATGGAATAGCCAAAGTTGTCATATCTAATTGACAAATTTCCTCCCTTCTAGGAACGCCTTGATGTTCAACAATGAACTCATGGCCGATATCCATTTCATTGTTGGTCCCTTCGGTGAATCTAAGAAAGTTCCAGCGCACAAGGTAAGCTCCCCCTCTATTTGGAGAAATAAGTTGACTTTTCTGAACCATCATGCCTATGATGAGTGACTAATCATGTGTCCGTTTTCTTTCCCTCCAGTATGTGCTGGCAGTGGGTAGCTCGGTCTTCTGTGCCATGTTTTACGGGGATCTTGCAGAGGAGTCGTCCGAAATCCATATCCCAGATGTAGAACCTGCTGCTTTTCTAATTCTGCTGAAGTAAGCCACTCACTCCTCATATTAAACATGACCAGCACTGTCACTTCAAAATAAATTACACATCCAAAGCAAGACAAGTGCCAAAATGCTAGATCAAAGGGCACGGGGAGCACTGTAGAGAACTGTAATTGCTTGTGTCTTTGTTCATCTTGAAACATTTCTCATTCAGAGCCAATGATTTACCCAGAGGGAATAAGCAGTCGAGGATAATGACTTTTTGTTGATACTATAATAATTCGTCATCCAACGCCAATGCAATGAAACGTTGCTTTTTATCCACATGGGAGAATAATGGAAGCTGTGCCAAGTCCATATCCTATTTTCCTAGAAGGAATAGCCGTCATGAATTCTCCACGTGATGATTTGCCTTTACTAAACTAGAATCTCATTCTATTCCTCCATTTTGTCCCCTTCAGGTACATGTACAGTGATGCGATAGACCTGGAGGCCGACACCGTGCTGGCCACCCTGTACGCTGCCAAGAAGTACATTGTACCCGCCCTGGCCAAGGCCTGCGTCACCTTCCTGGAGACTAGCCTGGAGGCCAAGAACGCCTGTGTGCTGCTGTCCCAGAGCCGTCTGTTTGAGGAGCCTGAGCTGACGCGGCGTTGCTGGGAGGTGATTGACGCGCAGGCCGAGCTGGCCCTGGGCGCAGAGGGCTTCTGTGAGATTGACCTGCAGACCCTGGAGATCATCCTGCAGAGAGAGACCCTCAACACCAAGGAGATGGTGGTCTTTGATGCAGTCATGAGTTGGGCCACAGCAGAGTGTAATAGGCAAGGACTGGGAGAAACCACCCGCAACAAGAGATCTGTCCTGGGCAAGGCACTCTACCTGGTGCGCATCCCCACTATGACCCTGGAAGAGTTCGCTGATGGGGCAGCCCAGTCAGACATCTTGACACTTGAGGAGACGCATGACGTCTTTCTGTGGTACACAGCGGCCACCAAGCCCAAACTGGACTTCCCACTGGCACGGAGGCAGGGCCTGGCACCCCAGAAGTGCCACCGCTTCCAGTCGTCAGCCTACCGGAGCAACCAGTGGCGCTACAGGGGCCGCTGTGACAGCATCCAGTTTGCAGTGGACAAGCGGATCTTTATTGCTGGACTGGGCCTGTACGGGTCAAGTGGTGGGAAGGCAGAGTACAGCGTCAAGATTGAATTGAAGCGTCAACGGGTGACCCTAGCACAGAACCTGACCAAGTTTGTATCGGATGGATCAAGCAGTACATTTTCTGTATGGTTTGAAAACCCGGTTCAGGTGGAGCAGGATGTCTTCTATACGGTGAGTGCCGTGCTGGACGGGAATGAGCTGAGCTATTTTGGCCAGGAGGGCATGACAGAGGTACAGTGTGGAAAAGTGACATTTCAGTTCCAGTGCTCCTCGGACAGTACCAACGGGACTGGGGTGCAGGGGGGACAGATCCCAGAGCTGGTATTCTATGCATAAACTGAACTGGTCATAACGGACAAGTAGAGGACATATGGACTGTACATCCATATGTTTAAGCCTTCTAAATAATGTAGCATTAAGACACTACGGTATGTCACTAAACAAAATACTATTTTTAAGTGAAGGAATGCTGTTCTTATTTATTTTAAACTTATTTTAATTATTAACTGCAAAAAGCAGTCCCTTGTAAAAAGTCGTATTGCATTTGTGGACAGCCTCTGCAATGTTTTATTTGTACATAAAGTACGGTTATATGGTTTGCGGCTTGATGCTGATCAATCCTGATGTTCTGTGCGAGAGCTTATGAACCTGCAGAAAATCATAAAAGTTGTGCGAGATAAACCACAGATGTTGCTGCTCATTATATAACTCGCTTGCATATGTGAAATTTGTTTGAGGGATTATTTTGTTGTTAGAGCACCCTCTAGGTACACAGATGAGTGCTACAAGCAGGTTGGTAAAAGTGATGTGGTCAAACCTTCATGATGCCTTTGTTGGAGCTAATTCACTAATTTGACCACCTTTAATAAGTGGTAAATAGGTTTGGTTCTCAGTAGCAAGACAAAACTTAAAcagcatttctccaaaaaagacATTCAACAGTATGGTTCTTTGTTTACAATAACACAGGGAGTATTGCAGGGAGACGGTAGGTACCTATGGCGGGGGCATTGATGCAGAGCTCTCTGGCCAGGACCAGGAAGGTTCTACCCAGGACGTAAACATTTACCTGAGGGAAAAGAGAATTAAGGGCAGAAATACAGGAGGGTAGTGCAACTTTCACTGAAACCCACCCTGTCAAGTCCACAATGGCCTCATGACATGATCCAGAGTTACTTAACAATTGAGTAGCTCGTGATCAAATCTGGTCTAATAAGTGTAACTCAATGCTAAACTGGTGTACTATCTAGAAAGCCCATCGATTCTCCAGAACAGGGGCAGACTAAAGCTCTAGTTTCTAGCCCCCTGATCTCTGACCATCTCATTCTTCCCGGCTAACGCTCCAGACCTTagggcagcgtttcccaaacaaGTCCTGGGGCCCACCCTGGATGCATGTTTTAGTTTTtaaccctagcactacacagctgattcaaagctTGATGAGTTGATGGGAGGTGGGTCACGATGCCTTCCcatgggagaggagggcagtgatTACTGGCCTGGGTGGGGCACCACAAACTGGGGATTTGTGGAATATCTACCCATAGCACACTGATCCTTGACTGGATAGCACACTCCTACCCTTCAAATACCAGGGGGTAGGGTCAGCTCTTCCAAGGACAGCTGAGAGCATAAAAATACAACTGACTAGCTGTGTCTGAGAAATGTCCCTCCACCCTAATACTGACTTTATAAGCAGAAAAAAATGTGGGCCTATATTTATACAGTCCTTGGCTTTAGTTACAAAGCTCAACATACTGCATAAGCCAACTTCCATCTTGTTGGATGTTATATCATGGTCAGTGTGGGAATGGGATCATGtatacttaaaaaaataaaaatccttgATGTATCTGACTGTTCAATTATATTTcagaatatatattatatatttttttaaagggcTAAATGTCAATGTCGAAGTGCAAACACTCGATCAGAGTTGAAAAAAGATGTAGAAAAATTAGTGTAGGCCTACTCATTGGAAACTCACCTGCAGGAGGTCACTGAGGTCAAGCAGCATGTCTGTAAAGGGGTGGGTTAAATCAATAAAACCACAGGATAGTACACAATTACATCTGGGTTTCCGTTCTCTGCAAATGGTACAGCCAAGTGTTTGTTATTTTCAATAAAAAGTATTTCACACTTCCTAACCAGCATTCATTAATACAATATTACAAACGTTAGAATATGAAATACATTTTCAGGATCATTTCTGGTGCAGCCAACAGCGTACATTAATTGAAAGTGTCACCTCAGgccagcagccccccccccccccccccacaaaatcaGCCTCTGGAGACACTTGTCTCCTGGTGACCAACACAGCCCCTGCATCAGTCTCTGTGGTGACAG
This Salvelinus fontinalis isolate EN_2023a chromosome 16, ASM2944872v1, whole genome shotgun sequence DNA region includes the following protein-coding sequences:
- the LOC129812977 gene encoding BTB/POZ domain-containing protein 6-B-like isoform X2; translated protein: MFLLQLIRETLKKSKTTGKHTSGLPVCYDILTLSLKKKMAAELYPTTNNGTTVTGTDKKSNVQVTQSTTTATTPTTQQNINNNNVEPPSWQSSHPTLRERNALMFNNELMADIHFIVGPFGESKKVPAHKYVLAVGSSVFCAMFYGDLAEESSEIHIPDVEPAAFLILLKYMYSDAIDLEADTVLATLYAAKKYIVPALAKACVTFLETSLEAKNACVLLSQSRLFEEPELTRRCWEVIDAQAELALGAEGFCEIDLQTLEIILQRETLNTKEMVVFDAVMSWATAECNRQGLGETTRNKRSVLGKALYLVRIPTMTLEEFADGAAQSDILTLEETHDVFLWYTAATKPKLDFPLARRQGLAPQKCHRFQSSAYRSNQWRYRGRCDSIQFAVDKRIFIAGLGLYGSSGGKAEYSVKIELKRQRVTLAQNLTKFVSDGSSSTFSVWFENPVQVEQDVFYTVSAVLDGNELSYFGQEGMTEVQCGKVTFQFQCSSDSTNGTGVQGGQIPELVFYA
- the LOC129812977 gene encoding BTB/POZ domain-containing protein 6-B-like isoform X1, whose protein sequence is MPTADCRLLHHGRIMKCLTFLLLLPETLKKSKTTGKHTSGLPVCYDILTLSLKKKMAAELYPTTNNGTTVTGTDKKSNVQVTQSTTTATTPTTQQNINNNNVEPPSWQSSHPTLRERNALMFNNELMADIHFIVGPFGESKKVPAHKYVLAVGSSVFCAMFYGDLAEESSEIHIPDVEPAAFLILLKYMYSDAIDLEADTVLATLYAAKKYIVPALAKACVTFLETSLEAKNACVLLSQSRLFEEPELTRRCWEVIDAQAELALGAEGFCEIDLQTLEIILQRETLNTKEMVVFDAVMSWATAECNRQGLGETTRNKRSVLGKALYLVRIPTMTLEEFADGAAQSDILTLEETHDVFLWYTAATKPKLDFPLARRQGLAPQKCHRFQSSAYRSNQWRYRGRCDSIQFAVDKRIFIAGLGLYGSSGGKAEYSVKIELKRQRVTLAQNLTKFVSDGSSSTFSVWFENPVQVEQDVFYTVSAVLDGNELSYFGQEGMTEVQCGKVTFQFQCSSDSTNGTGVQGGQIPELVFYA
- the LOC129812977 gene encoding BTB/POZ domain-containing protein 6-B-like isoform X3 → MAAELYPTTNNGTTVTGTDKKSNVQVTQSTTTATTPTTQQNINNNNVEPPSWQSSHPTLRERNALMFNNELMADIHFIVGPFGESKKVPAHKYVLAVGSSVFCAMFYGDLAEESSEIHIPDVEPAAFLILLKYMYSDAIDLEADTVLATLYAAKKYIVPALAKACVTFLETSLEAKNACVLLSQSRLFEEPELTRRCWEVIDAQAELALGAEGFCEIDLQTLEIILQRETLNTKEMVVFDAVMSWATAECNRQGLGETTRNKRSVLGKALYLVRIPTMTLEEFADGAAQSDILTLEETHDVFLWYTAATKPKLDFPLARRQGLAPQKCHRFQSSAYRSNQWRYRGRCDSIQFAVDKRIFIAGLGLYGSSGGKAEYSVKIELKRQRVTLAQNLTKFVSDGSSSTFSVWFENPVQVEQDVFYTVSAVLDGNELSYFGQEGMTEVQCGKVTFQFQCSSDSTNGTGVQGGQIPELVFYA